The following proteins come from a genomic window of Alosa alosa isolate M-15738 ecotype Scorff River chromosome 2, AALO_Geno_1.1, whole genome shotgun sequence:
- the LOC125290892 gene encoding wiskott-Aldrich syndrome protein family member 3-like, with translation MPMLKRSVEPHHVCRTEIPECIEIELECVNNATLSAIIRQLSSLSKHAEDIFAELFQEASVFYLRTVSLQDRIDRLAAKVTQLDSSVEEVSLQDIHLRKAFHSCTAQDQHLVSKASIPTPITQMYRRSDKPPPLGALTQYREDGVDALKLYSDPSYFFDLWKERMMLATEEKRRERRRQREQKRGMHGTLPREVKRVRKVRDRREEWNRLALDKELRPDRAHTLAHTLAHAHAHTLAHTRVRPGHHTHTMAATVWFAGESRPPFPDFPATQPIMTNHRPPQPSLTNQHPPPPQRVEHEYHSIGGEVSIAVVYRDTPVQRRPTPHTAVQNPPPHTLTQTNTHTPAQTNTHVQTRNSTVNGGSAVPPPADYGMMEYYASSSPLPPPLLPPIIPSPLTAFASPPPSLAPPLPLSPSSSLAPSLPLSPSSSLALPLSSSSSSLPPPNTAAVAMAPPPAPPPVPPLPTGIGMVTSDARSDLLAAIRVGIQLKKVQEQKELRAKRQPIGNDVAAILSRRIAVEMSDSEEGEESDGEGGEGLVGLRG, from the exons atgcCGATGCTGAAAAGAAGCGTGGAGCCTCATCATGTATGCAGGACAGAAATCCCAGAATGCATTGAGATTGAGCTGGAGTGTGTGAACAACGCAACGCTATCAGCCATCATACGCCAGCTCAGCAGTCtga GTAAGCATGCGGAGGACATCTTTGCAGAGCTCTTCCAGGAGGCCAGTGTGTTCTACCTGCGGACTGTCTCCCTGCAGGACCGCATCGACCGCCTGGCTGCCAAGGTCACGCAGCTGGACTCCAGCGTGGAGGAGG tctctctccagGACATCCACCTGCGTAAAGCCTTCCACAGCTGCACAGCTCAGGACCAGCATTTGGTATCCAAGGCCAGCATCCCCACTCCCATCACTCAGATGTATCGCCGTAGCGACAAGCCCCCTCCTCTCGGTGCGCTGACCCAGTACAG ggaggATGGAGTGGACGCTCTGAAGCTGTACTCAGACCCCTCCTACTTCTTTGACCTGTGGAAAGAGAGGATGATGCTggccacagaggagaagagaagagagagaaggcgaCAGAGG gAGCAGAAGCGAGGGATGCATGGGACTTTGCCGCGGGAGGTGAAGAGGGTGCGGAAAGTGAGGGATCGCAGGGAGGAGTGGAACAGGTTGGCTCTGGACAAAGAGCTGCGCCCAGACCGTgctcacacactcgcacacacactcgctcatgcacacgcacacacactcgcacacacacgtgtgcggcctggccaccacacacacacaatggcagcAACTGTGTGGTTCGCAGGGGAgagcag GCCTCCATTCCCAGATTTCCCTGCCACTCAGCCCATCATGACCAATCACAGGCCTCCCCAGCCATCTCTGACCAATCAGCACCCGCCCCCGCCCCAGAGGGTGGAGCATGAGTACCATAGTATAGGTGGGGAGGTGAGCATTGCTGTGGTGTACCGCGACACACCTGTACAGCGccgccccaccccacacacagctgtgcagaatccccccccacacacactgacacaaacaaacacacacacgccggctcaaacaaacacacatgtccaAACTCGGAACTCCACCGTGAATGGCGGCAGCGCTGTTCCTCCACCTGCTGATTACGG gatGATGGAGTACTACGCcagctcttctcctctccctccgccACTCCTCCCCCCCatcatcccctctcctctcacagcttttgcctctcctcctccatccctcgctccccctctccctctctctccctcttcatccctcgctccctctctccctctctcaccatcCTCATcccttgctctccctctatcctcctcttcatcctctcttcctcctcctaatACAGCAGCTGTTGCCATGgcgcctcctccagctcctccccCTGTCCCGCCTTTGCCAACAGGCATTGGCATGGTAACCAGTGATGCTCGAAGTGACCTGCTGGCAGCAATACGTGTTG gtATTCAGCTGAAGAAGGTACAAGAGCAAAAGGAGCTGAGAGCAAAGCGCCAACCAATCGGAAACgatgtggcagccatattgtCCCGGCGCATCGCCGTGGAGATGAGTGactcagaggaaggagaggagtcAGACGGGGAAGGTGGGGAGGGGCTGGTCGGACTGAGGGgctaa